One region of Thunnus albacares chromosome 8, fThuAlb1.1, whole genome shotgun sequence genomic DNA includes:
- the LOC122988097 gene encoding zona pellucida sperm-binding protein 3-like isoform X2, with protein sequence MSVLAWLLWTLFRGIALGGPVQRMTWSEGVNPVVKTDVTGAPRPSFVHLPVFQHAPGPLVARELFRPVPHKRPLPTGLTALLLPSKRRHQSIQGTGTRAVEVWCGIDKISVRVDRFQLRAWTVPSLFRLGSCQASRISTRFLYFHYRLTECDGEAKVVGGQLVYTYTLCYTPPPQGYIIRVLPLNFPIHCHYNRFHYSYQVGFRPQVQHTTFMKSIRSKLSFSLTVCNAQWEPLPPDHWFFLGEPVYFVARTGALLAGERLYVDSCYATSSKDANSMPKVDIITNYGCMKDSQREGSSSWFLSGGSNVLKFAVDAFLFRAVSQNRSCTSTVQCQSALPLPTPQSPATTTQQLEGGRSWKHHPQYVPAVIPSALTYRTLSRTQSAVLAGSFNKRMKTNQG encoded by the exons ATGTCAGTGTTGGCGTGGCTACTTTGGACATTGTTTCGCGGAATAGCTCTGGGAGGTCCAGTTCAGCGCATGACATGGTCTGAAGGGGTAAATCCAGTAGTTAAAACAGATGTAACTGGAGCTCCACGCCCCTCATTCGTCCACCTGCCCGTGTTCCAGCACGCACCAGGGCCACTTGTAGCACGAGAGCTGTTTCGGCCTGTTCCTCACAAAAGACCACTTCCCACCGGACTGACTGCACTGCTGTTACCCTCAAAAAGGCGACACCAGAGTATCCAGGGGACAGGTACACGCGCTGTGGAGGTCTGGTGCGGTATCGATAAAATCTCTGTGCGCGTGGACCGCTTCCAGCTGCGCGCCTGGACCGTTCCATCCCTCTTCCGACTTGGCTCATGCCAGGCCAGCAGAATTAGCACCCGCTTCCTGTATTTCCATTACAGACTGACAGAGTGCGACGGAGAAGCTAAG GTTGTTGGTGGTCAGCTAGTGTATACCTACACTCTGTGTTATACTCCACCTCCGCAAGGCTACATCATCAGAGTTCTACCACTTAACTTTCCCATCCACTGCCATTACAACAG GTTTCATTACTCTTATCAAGTTGGCTTCAGACCTCAGGTTCAGCACACAACCTTTATGAAGAGCATCAGGAGTAAACTCAGCTTCAGCCTGACCGTCTGTAATG CCCAGTGGGAGCCCCTCCCTCCAGACCACTGGTTCTTTTTAGGGGAGCCAGTGTATTTTGTGGCCCGGACAGGAGCTCTGTTGGCTGGAGAGAGGCTTTACGTGGACTCATGCTACGCCACAAGCTCTAAGGATGCAAACAGCATGCCCAAAGTGGATATTATTACTAACTATGG CTGCATGAAAGACAGCCAGAGGGAGGGCAGCAGCTCCTGGTTCCTATCAGGAGGGAGCAATGTGCTAAAGTTCGCGGTGGATGCCTTTCTTTTTAGGGCAGTCTCACAA AATAGATCCTGTACCTCCACTGTTCAATGTCAGTCAGCCTTGCCACTTCCTACACCTCAAAGTCCTGCAACTACAACACAGCAGCTGGAAG GTGGGAGGAGCTGGAAGCACCACCCTCAGTATGTTCCTGCTGTGATTCCATCTGCACTGACATACAGGACT ctGTCAAGAACACAGTCAGCAGTCCTGGCTGGCTCATTCAACAAAAGGATGAAGACAAACCAAGGATGA
- the LOC122988097 gene encoding uncharacterized protein LOC122988097 isoform X1 produces MSVLAWLLWTLFRGIALGGPVQRMTWSEGVNPVVKTDVTGAPRPSFVHLPVFQHAPGPLVARELFRPVPHKRPLPTGLTALLLPSKRRHQSIQGTGTRAVEVWCGIDKISVRVDRFQLRAWTVPSLFRLGSCQASRISTRFLYFHYRLTECDGEAKVVGGQLVYTYTLCYTPPPQGYIIRVLPLNFPIHCHYNRFHYSYQVGFRPQVQHTTFMKSIRSKLSFSLTVCNAQWEPLPPDHWFFLGEPVYFVARTGALLAGERLYVDSCYATSSKDANSMPKVDIITNYGCMKDSQREGSSSWFLSGGSNVLKFAVDAFLFRAVSQILYLHCSMSVSLATSYTSKSCNYNTAAGRWEELEAPPSVCSCCDSICTDIQDSVKNTVSSPGWLIQQKDEDKPRMRAISFQAEEGTEWVDLEEKREKSMDKSLKKLKSFPQETEIGHDEEKEVAIPKKTSVLPAEKKEWRISTAVSQQGKRDMEGDTEEVVMEKADSQLTELTDGIIMSDQTRPEEYEMVQDREEVSSTKSGSFSDNISTITSVDASVTTTITMINSSFGIDYDNTSDHGNAENVSTAVIPIIKLCSNSNEMSCSATNSTIKPERGNSSAGHGTMYTAISAENLTPYKVRSTSDTSRFGPVRDLNVHDSPFDGRLKTLARTHSATTNYGIASSGFLDVRKSGKSRLGLDNLDTLLWSEQVKTANKTVDTMSERIPRQAGYSVNSKGPDGGSEIHHSLHIRGLESDQSVHPPGFRDPICVDGLLRGSDCDSRIEEGEVLHQSQFTEAVETNKEVQGFSGTRSDSVTSGSASSEQIHQDIPSHSAVVTVITTLQGSESNHMTEREWAEMVQGWGLQSLGFVVEQPTEVEEELRQKEMDDCFVDKMNRLALLGA; encoded by the exons ATGTCAGTGTTGGCGTGGCTACTTTGGACATTGTTTCGCGGAATAGCTCTGGGAGGTCCAGTTCAGCGCATGACATGGTCTGAAGGGGTAAATCCAGTAGTTAAAACAGATGTAACTGGAGCTCCACGCCCCTCATTCGTCCACCTGCCCGTGTTCCAGCACGCACCAGGGCCACTTGTAGCACGAGAGCTGTTTCGGCCTGTTCCTCACAAAAGACCACTTCCCACCGGACTGACTGCACTGCTGTTACCCTCAAAAAGGCGACACCAGAGTATCCAGGGGACAGGTACACGCGCTGTGGAGGTCTGGTGCGGTATCGATAAAATCTCTGTGCGCGTGGACCGCTTCCAGCTGCGCGCCTGGACCGTTCCATCCCTCTTCCGACTTGGCTCATGCCAGGCCAGCAGAATTAGCACCCGCTTCCTGTATTTCCATTACAGACTGACAGAGTGCGACGGAGAAGCTAAG GTTGTTGGTGGTCAGCTAGTGTATACCTACACTCTGTGTTATACTCCACCTCCGCAAGGCTACATCATCAGAGTTCTACCACTTAACTTTCCCATCCACTGCCATTACAACAG GTTTCATTACTCTTATCAAGTTGGCTTCAGACCTCAGGTTCAGCACACAACCTTTATGAAGAGCATCAGGAGTAAACTCAGCTTCAGCCTGACCGTCTGTAATG CCCAGTGGGAGCCCCTCCCTCCAGACCACTGGTTCTTTTTAGGGGAGCCAGTGTATTTTGTGGCCCGGACAGGAGCTCTGTTGGCTGGAGAGAGGCTTTACGTGGACTCATGCTACGCCACAAGCTCTAAGGATGCAAACAGCATGCCCAAAGTGGATATTATTACTAACTATGG CTGCATGAAAGACAGCCAGAGGGAGGGCAGCAGCTCCTGGTTCCTATCAGGAGGGAGCAATGTGCTAAAGTTCGCGGTGGATGCCTTTCTTTTTAGGGCAGTCTCACAA ATCCTGTACCTCCACTGTTCAATGTCAGTCAGCCTTGCCACTTCCTACACCTCAAAGTCCTGCAACTACAACACAGCAGCTGGAAG GTGGGAGGAGCTGGAAGCACCACCCTCAGTATGTTCCTGCTGTGATTCCATCTGCACTGACATACAGGACT ctGTCAAGAACACAGTCAGCAGTCCTGGCTGGCTCATTCAACAAAAGGATGAAGACAAACCAAGGATGAGGGCAATATCTTTTCAAGCAGAAGAGGGAACAGAATGGGTGGATCTggaagagaagagggaaaaaagtaTGGACAAGAGCCTTAAAAAATTAAAGTCATTTCCACAAGAGACAGAAATTGGTCATGATGAGGAAAAAGAAGTGGCCATTCCTAAGAAGACGTCAGTGCTCCCTGCTGAGAAGAAAGAATGGAGGATCAGTACTGCAGTCAGCCAGCAGGGAAAGAGAGATATGGAGGGGGACACAGAAGAGGTGGTTATGGAGAAGGCAGACAGCCAGCTGACAGAATTAACAGATGGAATCATTATGTCtgaccagaccagaccagaggAGTATGAGATGGTTCAGGACAGGGAGGAGGTCTCTAGTACCAAAAGTGGATCTTTCAGTGATAACATTAGTACTATCACTTCAGTAGATGCTTCTGTTACCACCACCATCACTATGATAAATTCCAGTTTTGGTATTGATTATGATAATACAAGTGATCATGgtaatgctgaaaatgtttccaCAGCTGTAATCCCTATCATTAAACTTTGTTCTAACAGTAATGAAATGAGTTGCAGTGCCACTAACAGTACAATCAAGCCTGAAAGGGGTAACAGTAGTGCTGGACATGGTACCATGTATACTGCTATTAGTGCAGAGAACTTGACCCCCTATAAAGTAAGATCTACATCAGATACTAGTAGATTTGGTCCGGTTAGGGATTTAAATGTCCATGACAGTCCATTTGATGGTAGACTGAAGACATTAGCTAGGACACATTCTGCCACCACTAACTATGGAATTGCCTCCTCTGGTTTTCTTGATGTCAGAAAGTCAGGAAAAAGCAGGCTTGGGTTAGATAATTTGGACACTCTTCTGTGGTCAGAACAGGTCAAGACCGCTAATAAAACAGTGGATACAATGTCTGAGAGAATACCAAGACAAGCAGGTTATTCTGTTAACAGTAAAGGACCAGATGGTGGTAGTGAAATTCACCACAGTCTACATATCAGAGGGTTAGAATCAGACCAGTCTGTTCATCCACCTGGGTTCAGGGACCCAATCTGTGTAGATGGGCTACTTCGTGGGTCTGACTGTGATTCTAGAATTGAAGAAGGTGAAGTTCTCCATCAAAGTCAGTTTACCGAAGCAGTGGAGACAAATAAAGAAGTACAAGGATTTTCTGGTACCAGATCAGACAGCGTCACTTCTGGTTCTGCTAGCTCAGAGCAAATACATCAAGACATCCCCAGTCATTCTGCTGTGGTGACAGTTATTACTACACTGCAAGGCTCGGAGAGCAACCACATGACTGAGAGGGAGTGGGCTGAAATGGTGCAAGGATGGGGCCTGCAGAGTTTGGGGTTTGTGGTGGAGCAGCCAACTGAGGTGGAAGAGGAGTTGAGACAGAAGGAGATGGATGACTGCTTTGTGGATAAGATGAACAGACTTGCTCTCTTAGGGGCTTGA